In one window of Romboutsia hominis DNA:
- a CDS encoding Fe-S-containing hydro-lyase encodes MIKLNMSLSNEEIIKLRCGDVVSLSGTIYTARDAAHKRLIETIERKEKMPFDICGQAIYYVGPTPNKPNEVIGSAGPTTSYRMDDLTIPLLERGLKVMIGKGKRSEAVIEGIKKHKAVYFAAIGGAGAYISNSIKSCEVIAYDDLGAEAIRRLEIEDLQLIVAIDSYGENIYEKGRRLYCKR; translated from the coding sequence ATGATTAAATTAAATATGTCGTTATCCAACGAAGAAATAATCAAGTTGAGATGTGGAGATGTAGTAAGTTTAAGTGGAACTATATATACTGCAAGGGATGCTGCTCATAAAAGACTTATTGAAACTATAGAAAGAAAAGAAAAAATGCCTTTTGATATATGCGGACAGGCTATATATTATGTTGGACCAACTCCAAATAAGCCAAATGAGGTGATAGGTTCAGCAGGGCCAACTACAAGTTATAGAATGGATGACTTAACTATTCCTCTATTAGAAAGGGGTCTTAAGGTTATGATTGGAAAAGGCAAAAGAAGTGAAGCTGTAATAGAAGGTATCAAAAAACATAAGGCTGTATACTTTGCGGCGATAGGTGGTGCAGGTGCTTATATATCAAATTCTATAAAATCTTGTGAAGTTATAGCTTATGATGATTTAGGTGCAGAGGCAATAAGAAGATTAGAAATAGAAGATTTGCAATTAATTGTAGCTATAGATAGTTATGGTGAAAATATATACGAAAAAGGTAGGAGACTTTATTGTAAAAGATAA
- a CDS encoding NAD(P)-dependent malic enzyme, with translation MSKDYAQLALKMHEENKGKISVVSKVKVENRDELAVAYTPGVARPCQEIHKNKDDVYRYTSKGNIVAVVSDGSAVLGLGNIGAEASIPVMEGKAILFKEFANVDSFPICLKTNDVDEIVNTVKLMEPVFGGINLEDISSPRCFEIESRLKKEMDIPVFHDDQHGTAIVVASAIINYSKLSGKNIEDLEIVINGPGAAGLAIGKILLSMKVKNVIFCNEYGAINEEMDNLNWAQKDMLDITNIRNERGTLKEVIKGKDVFIGVSAPNLLDREDIKTMADKSMVLAMANPIPEIMPDEAKAGGALVVGTGRSDFPNQVNNVLAFPGVFRGALDVRASDINEEMKIAAAYAIANTIGKEEISSENIIPDPFNKDVTNNVANAVKKAAIKTKVNRI, from the coding sequence ATGTCTAAAGATTATGCACAATTAGCTTTAAAAATGCACGAAGAAAACAAAGGGAAAATAAGTGTAGTAAGTAAGGTAAAAGTAGAGAATAGAGATGAATTAGCAGTAGCATACACTCCAGGTGTTGCCAGACCTTGTCAAGAAATACATAAAAATAAAGATGATGTTTATAGATATACATCAAAAGGGAATATTGTTGCGGTAGTTAGTGATGGAAGTGCTGTTTTAGGACTTGGGAATATAGGTGCAGAAGCATCTATACCTGTTATGGAGGGAAAAGCAATATTATTTAAAGAGTTTGCGAATGTAGATTCATTCCCTATATGTCTTAAAACAAATGATGTAGATGAAATAGTAAATACCGTAAAATTAATGGAGCCAGTATTTGGAGGAATAAACTTAGAGGATATAAGTTCTCCTAGATGTTTTGAAATAGAATCTAGATTAAAAAAAGAAATGGATATACCTGTATTTCATGATGATCAACATGGTACGGCTATAGTTGTTGCATCAGCTATAATAAACTATTCAAAATTATCTGGTAAAAATATCGAGGATTTAGAAATAGTAATAAACGGACCGGGAGCTGCAGGATTAGCTATAGGAAAGATACTATTAAGTATGAAGGTTAAGAATGTAATATTCTGTAATGAATATGGTGCTATAAATGAAGAAATGGACAATCTAAACTGGGCACAGAAAGATATGTTAGATATAACGAACATTAGAAATGAAAGAGGAACTTTAAAAGAAGTAATAAAAGGTAAAGACGTGTTTATAGGTGTATCTGCGCCAAACTTATTAGATAGAGAAGATATAAAAACTATGGCAGATAAGTCTATGGTTTTAGCTATGGCAAATCCAATACCTGAAATAATGCCAGATGAAGCTAAAGCAGGAGGGGCTCTTGTAGTTGGAACAGGAAGGTCAGATTTTCCTAATCAAGTAAATAATGTATTGGCATTTCCAGGTGTATTTAGAGGGGCATTAGATGTTAGGGCTAGTGATATAAACGAAGAAATGAAAATTGCGGCAGCTTATGCAATAGCAAATACAATAGGAAAAGAAGAAATATCTTCAGAAAATATAATACCAGATCCGTTCAATAAAGATGTTACTAATAATGTAGCAAATGCTGTTAAAAAAGCTGCTATAAAAACTAAAGTTAATAGAATCTAA
- a CDS encoding S1 RNA-binding domain-containing protein, with the protein MIKIGDFNKLEVKRETSFGYFLDGKTSNSKDDILLHKRFIGHNKIELGDVVNAFIYIDSEGRRTATLIPPKGKVDEICYLKVVAHTKIGSFIDIGLPKDILVPFKAKTYDLEKGNRYLFNIYLDKTGRLAATTDIDSLLTTDHSYNIGDTVSGIVYGFQTNNSAMVCVDNKYAAVILANEYFTDLKHGDKLENLRVIKIYEDGKLGLTPRQERKNELDSLESQIIDYLKSNDGHMNFNDKSSPEDISKEFKSSKKNFKRALGVLMKKDYIYQNENGTYLK; encoded by the coding sequence TTGATAAAAATAGGTGATTTCAATAAACTTGAAGTTAAGAGAGAAACAAGCTTTGGTTATTTTTTAGATGGAAAAACATCTAATTCAAAGGATGATATTTTACTTCATAAAAGATTTATAGGACATAACAAAATAGAACTTGGAGATGTAGTAAATGCATTTATCTATATAGATTCAGAAGGTAGACGTACAGCTACACTTATACCTCCTAAAGGTAAAGTAGATGAAATATGCTACTTAAAAGTTGTTGCTCACACTAAAATAGGTAGCTTTATAGATATTGGACTTCCAAAAGATATATTAGTTCCTTTTAAAGCTAAAACTTACGATTTAGAAAAGGGGAATAGATATTTATTCAATATATATCTTGATAAAACAGGTAGGCTTGCTGCTACGACAGATATAGATAGTTTATTAACAACAGACCACAGTTATAATATAGGAGATACAGTTTCTGGTATAGTTTATGGATTCCAAACTAATAATAGCGCTATGGTATGTGTAGATAATAAATATGCTGCAGTTATACTTGCTAATGAATACTTTACAGATTTAAAACATGGAGATAAACTTGAAAATCTAAGAGTTATAAAGATTTATGAAGATGGAAAGTTAGGACTTACTCCTAGACAAGAAAGAAAAAATGAACTAGATTCTCTTGAGTCTCAAATAATAGATTATTTAAAGAGTAATGATGGTCATATGAATTTTAATGATAAAAGTTCTCCAGAAGATATATCAAAAGAATTTAAAAGCAGTAAGAAAAACTTTAAACGTGCTCTTGGAGTACTAATGAAAAAAGATTATATATATCAAAATGAAAATGGAACATATTTAAAATAA
- a CDS encoding GntR family transcriptional regulator, with amino-acid sequence MEIVDKNITTPLHIQLSSIIRKMIEDGELKEGDAIIPERELCSRQNVSRMTVNKAIMGLVSEGILYRVQGKGTFVAKEKKKYEFSNVKGFTDVMKEKGINIRTDILSFEMEVPSDLIKNKLNIKDEKTNVYKVVRLRYTDGEPFGIETVYLSEQMCKGFTKGMLDNNSLYKMLSENYNYKITKARQTMEPVILSEEESNILDTEEGSLALKLQRNSYNTEGKPIEYTISIFRSDKYQYELILSE; translated from the coding sequence ATGGAAATAGTAGATAAAAATATTACCACTCCACTTCACATACAATTAAGTTCTATAATTAGAAAAATGATAGAAGATGGAGAATTAAAAGAAGGAGACGCTATAATACCTGAAAGAGAGCTTTGTTCTAGACAAAATGTAAGTCGCATGACTGTCAATAAGGCGATTATGGGTCTTGTAAGTGAAGGAATATTATATAGAGTACAAGGTAAAGGTACATTTGTTGCTAAGGAAAAGAAAAAATATGAGTTCTCAAATGTAAAAGGATTTACAGATGTAATGAAAGAAAAGGGTATAAACATAAGGACTGATATACTATCTTTTGAAATGGAAGTACCAAGTGACTTAATAAAAAATAAATTAAACATAAAAGATGAAAAGACTAATGTATATAAGGTAGTTAGACTAAGGTATACAGATGGAGAGCCATTTGGTATAGAAACTGTCTATCTGTCGGAGCAAATGTGCAAAGGTTTTACTAAAGGGATGTTAGATAATAATTCGTTATATAAAATGCTAAGTGAAAACTATAACTATAAGATAACAAAAGCTAGGCAGACTATGGAGCCAGTGATTTTATCAGAAGAAGAATCTAATATATTAGATACAGAAGAAGGATCATTAGCACTTAAGCTTCAAAGAAATTCATATAATACTGAAGGTAAGCCAATAGAATATACAATATCTATATTTAGAAGTGATAAGTATCAATATGAGTTAATATTAAGTGAGTAG
- the nagA gene encoding N-acetylglucosamine-6-phosphate deacetylase gives MKCIVNGKIVLENQILENKVLVFNEKIINIVNEAPKDCEIIDANGNYVCPGLIDIHIHGNMGKDTMDGTDDAICTIAKSIARHGVSSFLPTTMTMDEKSITNAIDTIKKYMDKDTKGAQIIGTHLEGPFINKDYKGAQNEKFIVAPTYEFIEKYKDVIKIITYAPEKDVDMEFTKKIKANTDIVLSIGHSKATYDEAKEAINMGASNITHTFNGMSGLNHRNPGVVGAALTTNVYCEVIADEIHIMKDLFQFILNNKGEDKIILITDSIEAGGLEDGEYSLGGQKVIVKSNQARLESGSLAGSVMPLNKMVYNFMNNTNLDMRKVIKLASINPAKSIGIDNKKGSIEIGKDADIAIFDKDINCHMTINCGKVIYKK, from the coding sequence ATGAAATGTATAGTTAATGGAAAAATAGTTTTAGAAAATCAAATATTAGAAAATAAAGTACTAGTATTTAATGAGAAGATAATCAATATAGTTAATGAAGCACCAAAAGATTGTGAAATAATAGATGCCAATGGAAATTATGTATGTCCTGGATTAATAGATATACATATACATGGCAACATGGGAAAAGATACAATGGATGGCACTGATGATGCTATTTGTACGATAGCTAAATCCATAGCAAGACATGGTGTAAGTTCATTTTTACCAACAACAATGACTATGGATGAAAAGAGTATAACAAATGCCATAGACACTATAAAGAAATATATGGATAAAGATACTAAAGGGGCCCAAATTATAGGGACTCATTTGGAAGGGCCATTTATAAATAAAGATTATAAAGGAGCTCAAAATGAAAAATTTATAGTTGCTCCAACTTATGAATTTATAGAAAAATACAAGGATGTAATAAAGATAATAACTTATGCGCCAGAAAAAGATGTAGATATGGAATTTACAAAAAAAATTAAAGCTAACACAGACATAGTTTTATCAATAGGTCATAGTAAAGCTACGTATGATGAAGCAAAAGAAGCTATAAATATGGGAGCGAGTAATATAACACATACATTTAATGGAATGAGCGGACTAAATCATAGAAATCCTGGGGTTGTTGGAGCTGCTCTTACAACTAATGTATATTGTGAGGTAATAGCTGATGAGATACATATAATGAAGGATTTATTCCAATTTATCTTGAATAATAAAGGTGAAGATAAGATAATTCTTATAACGGATTCAATAGAAGCTGGTGGATTAGAAGATGGAGAATATTCTTTAGGTGGTCAAAAGGTCATTGTTAAAAGTAATCAAGCAAGGTTAGAAAGTGGAAGTTTGGCAGGAAGTGTTATGCCTCTTAATAAGATGGTTTACAATTTTATGAATAATACTAATTTAGATATGAGAAAAGTTATAAAATTAGCATCAATAAACCCTGCCAAATCAATAGGCATAGATAACAAAAAGGGTAGTATAGAAATAGGAAAGGATGCAGATATAGCTATATTTGATAAGGATATAAACTGTCATATGACTATAAACTGTGGAAAAGTAATATACAAAAAATAG
- the nagB gene encoding glucosamine-6-phosphate deaminase translates to MRILVCKDYNEMSKKAAQMIASQLTLKPDSVLGLATGSTPIGMYKELVSMYEEGLIDFSEVKTFNLDEYFELPKSNEQSYDYFMRENLFNHINIKEENIHIPNGMTDNIEKECKNYDEAIKEAGGVDIQVLGIGHNAHIGFNEPTINFERGTHLVNLKESTIEANARFFDSIDEVPKKAITMGTGSIFKSKKIMLLASGEGKAEAIYNTVYGKVLPEVPASILQFHNDIVLILDKDSASKLDPKDYKLV, encoded by the coding sequence ATGAGAATATTAGTATGTAAAGATTACAATGAAATGAGTAAAAAAGCTGCACAAATGATAGCGAGTCAATTAACACTAAAGCCAGATTCTGTTTTAGGATTAGCTACAGGAAGTACTCCAATAGGAATGTATAAAGAATTAGTAAGTATGTATGAAGAAGGTCTTATAGACTTTTCTGAAGTTAAAACATTTAATTTAGATGAATACTTTGAACTTCCAAAATCTAATGAGCAAAGTTATGACTATTTTATGAGAGAAAATTTATTTAATCATATAAATATAAAAGAAGAAAATATACATATACCAAATGGTATGACTGATAATATAGAAAAAGAATGCAAAAACTATGATGAGGCTATTAAGGAAGCTGGAGGAGTAGATATACAAGTGTTAGGTATAGGTCACAATGCCCATATAGGATTTAATGAACCTACAATAAACTTTGAAAGAGGAACTCATCTAGTTAATTTAAAGGAAAGTACAATAGAAGCTAATGCAAGATTTTTTGATAGCATAGATGAGGTACCTAAAAAGGCTATAACTATGGGGACTGGTTCAATATTTAAGTCTAAAAAAATAATGCTTTTAGCATCAGGGGAAGGAAAAGCAGAAGCTATATACAATACAGTTTACGGAAAAGTTTTACCAGAAGTACCAGCATCAATATTACAATTTCATAATGATATAGTATTAATCTTAGATAAAGACTCAGCAAGTAAGTTAGATCCAAAAGATTATAAGTTAGTATAA
- a CDS encoding immunoglobulin-like domain-containing protein, protein MSKKNNIKKTFVLVITTTVTIQSMMVNVLADEIESSNKDTTGIGLNKEEHLDPISIDKKNEPSTEISNTESIDTKNEIKDNNLKIENKPIVNSDAKSVDEKVKESKIIDIKDINLKRAINKQLRKKDLDADISKSELESLKRLTVIDSKISDLEGLQYCVNLTYLYLDGDQINDISPIKNLSKLTILHLTNNQISDISPISKLTNLVTLNLARNQISDISPVLNLTNLADLDLANNRISDISYVSNLTKLTNLSTFDLTNNQISDISPISNLTNLVTLRLTENQISDISPLSKLTNLNYLYLNHNQISDIAPLSNLTKLHGLHLSYNHISDISSIGGLTKLAGLYLSDNEINDINSLENLTNLDFLNLNNNQISDITPLSNLTKLTILHLANNQISDINILERLSKLIILDLADNKISDISPIANLNKLIFLKLNNDQISNITPLASLNHLNYLQLDNQNIKLKSKKVKQLGSIEIDDIIVDEKGNKIEPSNISENGLYNKDTNKILWKDINVNSENYSFSKNVNIGKCNAEFSGNVIQPIELIVNKAPTINAENKTIKVGEKFNPLTGVTANDKEDGNITDKIKVVEDTVNTNKVGTYTVKYEVTDNEGATATKTITVTVKSNDKPVITGVDNISIREGTEFDPMAGVTATDTEDGNITKDIKITGNVDVNKPGKYELIYTVTDSDRNTTTVKRVIIVNPKMVEINAVPTINAENRIINVGEKFNPLTGVTANDKEDGNITDKIKVVEDTVNTNKIGTYTVKYEVTDSKGATATKTITVTVKSNDKPVITGADNVSIREGTEFDPMAGVTATDTEDGNITKDIKITGNVDVNKPGKYELIYTVTDSDGNTTTVKRIVTVLLDSIKNDTNNNQTENKSESNESSVSSNSIVSANKPSSLHQPNKIEINDNFNPQTGDTGSLGYIALVLVALLGLVVNKIKKNKA, encoded by the coding sequence ATGAGCAAAAAAAATAATATTAAAAAGACATTTGTATTAGTAATTACAACAACAGTAACTATACAATCAATGATGGTAAATGTACTAGCAGATGAAATAGAGTCTAGTAATAAAGATACAACTGGAATTGGTTTGAATAAAGAAGAACATTTAGATCCAATTTCTATAGATAAAAAAAATGAGCCATCTACAGAAATTTCTAACACAGAAAGTATAGATACTAAAAATGAAATTAAAGATAATAATTTAAAAATTGAAAATAAACCTATAGTAAATAGCGATGCTAAATCTGTAGATGAAAAGGTTAAAGAAAGTAAAATAATTGATATTAAAGATATAAATTTAAAAAGAGCAATAAATAAACAGTTAAGAAAGAAAGATTTGGATGCAGATATAAGTAAGTCTGAATTAGAGTCATTAAAAAGATTAACTGTAATTGATTCAAAAATATCAGATTTAGAAGGACTGCAATATTGTGTGAATTTGACTTACTTATACTTAGATGGAGATCAAATAAATGATATAAGTCCTATAAAAAACTTATCTAAATTAACTATTTTGCACTTAACCAATAATCAAATAAGTGATATAAGTCCTATATCAAAATTAACTAATTTAGTTACTTTGAACTTAGCTAGAAATCAAATAAGTGATATAAGTCCTGTATTAAATTTAACTAATTTAGCTGATTTGGATTTAGCTAATAATCGAATAAGTGATATAAGTTATGTATCAAATTTAACTAAATTAACTAATTTATCTACTTTTGACTTAACTAATAACCAAATAAGCGATATAAGTCCTATATCAAATCTAACTAATTTAGTTACGTTGCGCTTAACTGAAAATCAAATAAGTGATATAAGCCCTTTATCAAAATTAACTAATTTAAATTATTTATATTTAAATCACAATCAAATAAGTGATATAGCTCCTTTGTCAAACTTAACTAAATTACATGGCTTGCATTTGTCTTACAATCACATAAGTGATATAAGTTCTATAGGAGGATTGACTAAATTAGCAGGATTATATTTAAGTGATAATGAGATAAATGACATAAACTCTTTAGAAAATTTGACTAATTTAGATTTTTTAAATTTAAATAATAATCAAATAAGTGATATAACTCCTTTATCAAATTTAACTAAATTAACTATCTTGCACTTAGCTAATAACCAAATAAGTGATATAAACATCTTAGAGAGATTATCTAAGTTAATTATTTTAGATTTAGCAGATAATAAGATAAGTGATATAAGTCCTATAGCTAATCTAAATAAACTGATTTTTTTAAAATTAAACAATGATCAAATAAGCAATATAACTCCTTTAGCTAGTTTGAACCATTTAAATTACTTACAATTAGATAACCAAAATATAAAATTAAAATCAAAAAAAGTAAAGCAATTGGGGTCAATAGAAATTGATGACATAATAGTAGATGAAAAAGGAAATAAAATAGAACCATCAAATATTTCTGAAAATGGATTATATAATAAAGATACTAACAAAATCTTATGGAAAGATATAAATGTTAATAGTGAAAATTACTCTTTTTCAAAGAATGTAAATATTGGTAAATGTAATGCTGAATTTTCAGGTAATGTAATTCAACCAATCGAACTTATAGTAAATAAAGCACCAACGATAAATGCAGAGAATAAAACAATAAAGGTTGGAGAAAAGTTTAATCCATTAACAGGAGTAACTGCTAATGATAAAGAAGATGGAAATATTACTGACAAAATTAAAGTAGTGGAAGATACAGTTAACACAAATAAGGTAGGTACTTACACAGTTAAATATGAAGTAACAGATAATGAAGGAGCAACAGCTACTAAAACAATTACAGTCACAGTAAAAAGTAATGATAAACCAGTAATAACTGGAGTTGATAATATAAGTATAAGAGAAGGAACGGAATTTGATCCAATGGCTGGAGTAACTGCTACAGATACTGAAGATGGTAATATAACTAAAGATATTAAAATAACAGGAAATGTAGATGTTAATAAGCCAGGTAAATATGAATTAATATATACGGTAACAGACAGTGATAGAAATACTACTACTGTAAAAAGAGTGATTATAGTTAATCCTAAAATGGTAGAAATAAATGCAGTGCCAACGATAAATGCAGAGAACAGGATAATAAATGTTGGAGAAAAGTTTAATCCATTAACAGGGGTAACTGCTAATGATAAAGAGGATGGCAATATTACTGATAAAATTAAAGTAGTGGAAGATACAGTTAACACAAATAAGATAGGTACTTACACAGTTAAATATGAAGTAACAGATAGTAAAGGAGCGACAGCTACTAAGACAATTACAGTTACAGTAAAAAGTAATGATAAACCAGTAATAACTGGAGCTGATAATGTAAGTATAAGAGAAGGAACGGAATTTGATCCAATGGCTGGAGTAACTGCTACAGATACTGAGGATGGTAATATAACTAAGGATATTAAGATAACAGGAAATGTAGATGTCAATAAGCCAGGTAAATATGAATTAATATATACGGTAACAGACAGTGATGGAAATACTACTACTGTAAAAAGGATAGTTACCGTTTTACTAGATTCTATTAAAAATGATACAAATAACAATCAGACTGAAAATAAATCAGAGTCAAATGAAAGTAGTGTAAGCTCAAATAGTATTGTAAGCGCGAATAAACCAAGTAGTTTACATCAACCTAATAAAATCGAGATAAACGATAATTTTAATCCTCAAACAGGAGATACAGGTAGTTTAGGATATATTGCTTTAGTACTAGTAGCATTATTAGGACTAGTTGTAAATAAAATAAAAAAAAATAAGGCTTAG
- a CDS encoding helix-turn-helix domain-containing protein, with protein sequence MDIGEKIKRMRIEKQLTQEELANRCELSKGFISQLENNLTSPSIATLIDILEILGTNLREFFNEIDDERICFTKDDMFETEDEDLKYTFKWLVPNSQKNEMEPVIVTLEPGGRYKEEKPHEGEEFGYVLSGAIYLHIGDKYNKVRKGESFYFKPRANHYISNAGKTTAKVIWVSTPPSF encoded by the coding sequence ATGGATATAGGTGAGAAAATAAAGAGAATGAGAATTGAAAAGCAATTGACTCAAGAAGAATTAGCTAATAGATGTGAATTATCAAAAGGATTTATATCTCAATTAGAAAATAATTTAACTTCACCATCCATAGCTACACTTATAGATATATTAGAAATATTAGGAACAAACTTGAGAGAATTTTTTAATGAAATAGATGATGAAAGAATTTGTTTTACAAAGGATGATATGTTTGAGACAGAAGATGAAGATCTTAAATATACATTTAAATGGTTAGTTCCAAATTCACAAAAAAATGAAATGGAGCCTGTAATAGTAACTCTAGAACCAGGCGGTAGGTATAAGGAAGAAAAGCCACATGAAGGTGAAGAGTTTGGCTATGTTCTTTCAGGAGCCATATACCTTCATATAGGAGATAAATATAATAAAGTAAGAAAAGGAGAGAGTTTTTACTTTAAGCCAAGAGCTAATCACTACATATCAAATGCAGGAAAAACTACTGCAAAAGTGATTTGGGTATCAACTCCTCCATCATTCTAG
- the potA gene encoding spermidine/putrescine ABC transporter ATP-binding protein: MSENIIELRNLSKQYDDLKVLDDLSLDIKKNEFLTLLGPSGCGKTTTLKIIAGFEQADEGSVLFEGKEINEIPPYQRPVNTVFQKYALFPHMNVYENIAFGLKIKKMPKDKIDEKVKEMLKLVALEGKENRKVDSLSGGQQQRIAIARALVNEPKLLLLDEPLGALDLKLRQEMQIELKRMQKKLGITFIFVTHDQEEALSMSDTIVVMNKGKIQQMGTPEDIYNEPKNSFVARFIGESNIFDGIMLEDYKVEFCGKVFECVDKGFEKNENIEVVIRPEDIKMVNPEDSMLKGTVTSSIFKGVHYEIEVKENDRKWILHNTKNAQVGSELGMDIYPEDIHIMRKEQN; the protein is encoded by the coding sequence TTGAGTGAAAATATAATTGAATTAAGAAATCTATCAAAACAATATGATGATTTAAAAGTTTTGGATGATTTATCTTTAGATATAAAGAAAAATGAATTTTTAACGTTACTAGGTCCAAGTGGATGTGGTAAGACTACAACGCTTAAAATAATAGCAGGGTTTGAGCAGGCAGATGAAGGTAGTGTATTATTTGAAGGAAAAGAGATTAATGAAATACCTCCATACCAAAGACCTGTAAATACAGTTTTCCAAAAATATGCATTGTTTCCTCATATGAATGTATATGAAAATATAGCATTTGGACTTAAGATAAAGAAAATGCCTAAAGATAAAATAGATGAAAAAGTAAAAGAAATGTTAAAATTAGTGGCATTAGAAGGAAAAGAAAATAGAAAGGTTGATTCACTAAGTGGAGGGCAACAACAAAGAATTGCTATTGCTAGAGCATTAGTAAATGAACCTAAATTATTATTATTAGATGAACCTTTAGGGGCGTTAGATTTAAAGCTAAGACAAGAGATGCAAATAGAATTAAAGAGAATGCAAAAGAAGTTGGGAATAACTTTTATATTTGTAACTCATGACCAAGAAGAAGCTCTTAGTATGTCAGATACTATAGTTGTAATGAACAAAGGTAAGATACAACAAATGGGAACACCAGAAGATATATATAATGAACCTAAAAATTCATTTGTTGCAAGATTTATAGGAGAAAGTAATATATTTGATGGAATTATGTTAGAAGATTATAAAGTTGAATTTTGCGGTAAAGTATTTGAATGCGTAGACAAAGGGTTTGAAAAAAATGAAAATATAGAAGTAGTAATAAGACCAGAAGATATAAAAATGGTAAATCCAGAGGATTCAATGTTAAAAGGGACAGTTACATCTAGTATATTTAAGGGTGTTCATTATGAAATAGAAGTTAAAGAAAATGATAGAAAATGGATTCTTCATAATACTAAAAATGCACAAGTTGGATCAGAATTAGGAATGGATATATATCCAGAAGATATCCATATAATGAGAAAAGAGCAAAATTAA
- a CDS encoding ABC transporter permease has translation MKNKKSILAYPYIVWSAIFIVIPLILVFVFSFTIETDNGRVFSLANYKELMDPIYFKVFFRSITLAGISTIICLLVGYPVAYLISKANVNRRGTLILLFILPMWMNFLLRTYAWVAILGKNGLLNYLLGIFGIEPVSILYTNVAILLGMVYNFLPFMVLPIYTSLSKMDNDLINAARDLGANSLQVFTKVIFPLSLPGVVSGITMVFMPSVTTFAISRLLGGGKFMLIGDLIEQQFTVVGDWNFGSAVSIFMMIVILISMAVMSKVDDESDKEGGGLLF, from the coding sequence ATGAAAAATAAAAAATCTATACTAGCATATCCATATATAGTATGGAGTGCAATATTTATTGTAATCCCTTTAATACTAGTATTTGTTTTTAGTTTTACTATAGAAACAGATAATGGTCGAGTGTTTTCTTTAGCTAACTACAAAGAATTGATGGACCCTATTTATTTTAAAGTATTTTTTAGATCGATAACATTAGCTGGAATATCTACAATTATATGTCTTTTAGTAGGATACCCAGTAGCATATTTAATATCAAAAGCAAATGTAAATAGAAGAGGAACATTAATATTATTATTTATACTTCCTATGTGGATGAACTTTTTATTAAGAACTTATGCATGGGTTGCTATACTTGGTAAAAATGGACTTTTAAACTATTTATTAGGAATATTTGGAATAGAACCTGTTAGCATATTATATACTAATGTAGCAATATTACTTGGAATGGTTTATAATTTCTTACCATTTATGGTTTTACCTATATATACATCTTTATCTAAGATGGATAATGATTTAATAAATGCTGCAAGAGATTTAGGAGCAAATAGTTTACAAGTATTTACCAAAGTGATATTCCCATTAAGTTTGCCAGGCGTAGTTTCTGGAATAACAATGGTATTTATGCCATCTGTAACAACATTTGCTATATCAAGATTACTTGGTGGTGGTAAATTTATGTTAATAGGTGATTTAATAGAACAACAATTTACTGTTGTAGGAGATTGGAACTTTGGTTCAGCAGTCTCTATATTTATGATGATAGTAATACTTATATCAATGGCAGTAATGTCTAAAGTTGATGATGAATCAGATAAAGAAGGCGGTGGGTTATTATTTTAA